The following proteins come from a genomic window of Novosphingobium aromaticivorans DSM 12444:
- a CDS encoding TonB-dependent receptor yields MRASRLLLNSSALGLLLAATPALAQEVPQDSAASADGGETIIVTARRQNERLQDVPASVSVLTATALQNTGATKAEDFTQLTPGVTIVTGTAEAGDTQINIRGINGARDAESSVALVVDGILKTNTAQLNQPQGTLTQVEVLKGPQGALYGRNAAAGAIVLQTLKPTDTLSGGLRASYANEATYEATAHIAGPLGDNIGFVLSGYYFTTDGWWRNTLLNNSKTVDDKENWAIDGRVMVGQGTSTQLDLKARYAEFHGASLPFNASFHLPLFGTVNPAFYEDVNKHEFNFYNNIRATNDQKSFDVSAKIDHEFGNGMKLVAWALYSDVKQDLVADGTSADFARYISNADSAVDSSVASCFASTAALTGFPVNQPGFIGQIPVPFLFAPSTGSTFGPYSPTTCDGIQYQLRNQKDFSTEVRLLSDTDGPLTWQLGAYYLHIDRKTGVSLGADTGQGVIKQLYNAPDTANPTSLLLADKFRTNVYAAFGAAEWKPSEVFTGGIALRYDIEDRVANSLVPDVTDPFTGGPINPGLAFGAFKPQNATFKQLQPKVTLSFHPSPALNIYANWGIGFKSGGFNNQGSAAVVDQNFNQFINAGVTIDDQYRKEKSSAFEAGIKGELLDGRVTYDLAAYYTRVTDMQFFEFFVGSFGLLRVVSNIDRVDIKGAELNLTGKVVDGWKVFGSFNVTDSEIKKNRSRPYTVGNKSPYTADWTINLGTEINAPINDSVKLLLRADYRITGPTWFHSVQDQERPTLFSGLLPISELNFLPPSFGNARYDVARRDAFGVLNLRAGINTDRYRIAVFADNLLDRKYIAEAIPAIEFGGSFISPGARRLIGVEVGASF; encoded by the coding sequence ATGCGTGCCAGCCGTCTTCTATTGAACTCATCGGCCCTTGGCCTTCTGCTGGCCGCCACGCCGGCTCTCGCCCAGGAGGTTCCGCAGGACAGCGCCGCGTCCGCAGACGGGGGCGAAACGATCATCGTCACCGCCCGTCGCCAGAACGAACGGCTTCAGGACGTTCCGGCCTCTGTCTCCGTGCTGACCGCGACGGCACTGCAGAACACGGGCGCCACCAAGGCAGAGGATTTCACCCAGCTCACCCCCGGCGTCACCATCGTGACCGGCACGGCCGAAGCTGGTGACACGCAGATCAACATCCGCGGCATCAACGGCGCGCGCGATGCGGAAAGCTCGGTGGCCTTGGTGGTCGACGGGATTCTCAAGACCAATACCGCACAGCTCAACCAGCCCCAGGGGACGCTGACCCAGGTCGAAGTGCTGAAGGGGCCGCAGGGCGCGCTCTATGGCCGCAACGCGGCGGCCGGCGCCATCGTGCTGCAGACGCTGAAGCCCACGGACACGCTGTCGGGCGGACTGCGCGCCTCCTACGCCAACGAGGCGACCTACGAGGCGACGGCGCATATCGCGGGGCCGCTGGGCGACAACATCGGCTTCGTGCTTTCGGGATACTATTTCACCACCGACGGCTGGTGGCGCAACACCTTGCTCAACAATTCCAAGACCGTCGACGACAAGGAGAACTGGGCGATCGACGGGCGCGTGATGGTCGGCCAGGGCACATCGACCCAGCTCGACCTCAAGGCGCGCTATGCAGAGTTCCACGGCGCTTCCCTGCCGTTCAACGCATCGTTCCATCTGCCGCTGTTCGGCACGGTGAACCCCGCGTTCTACGAGGACGTGAACAAGCACGAGTTCAACTTCTACAACAACATCCGCGCGACCAACGACCAGAAGAGCTTCGACGTCTCGGCCAAGATCGATCACGAATTCGGCAACGGCATGAAGCTGGTTGCCTGGGCGCTCTATTCCGACGTCAAGCAGGACCTTGTCGCCGATGGCACCTCGGCGGATTTCGCGCGCTACATCTCGAATGCAGATTCGGCGGTGGACAGTTCGGTCGCGAGCTGCTTCGCCAGCACGGCGGCGCTGACCGGCTTCCCGGTCAACCAACCCGGCTTCATCGGACAGATCCCGGTTCCGTTCCTCTTCGCGCCGTCGACGGGCTCGACCTTCGGCCCATACAGCCCGACGACTTGCGACGGCATCCAGTACCAGCTTCGCAACCAGAAGGACTTCAGCACCGAAGTTCGCCTGCTGTCGGACACGGACGGGCCACTCACCTGGCAGCTTGGCGCCTATTACCTGCACATCGACCGCAAGACCGGCGTCAGCCTCGGTGCCGATACGGGACAGGGCGTCATCAAGCAGCTCTACAACGCTCCGGACACCGCGAACCCGACATCGCTGCTGCTGGCCGACAAGTTCCGCACCAACGTCTACGCCGCCTTCGGTGCAGCCGAGTGGAAGCCGTCCGAAGTCTTCACCGGCGGCATTGCGCTGCGCTATGACATCGAGGACCGCGTGGCCAACTCGCTGGTTCCGGACGTGACGGATCCCTTCACCGGGGGCCCGATCAACCCGGGTCTCGCGTTCGGGGCGTTCAAGCCGCAGAACGCGACGTTCAAGCAGCTCCAGCCCAAGGTCACGCTGAGCTTCCACCCAAGCCCCGCGCTCAACATTTACGCCAACTGGGGCATCGGCTTCAAATCGGGCGGCTTCAACAACCAGGGCTCTGCCGCGGTGGTGGACCAGAACTTCAATCAGTTCATCAACGCCGGGGTGACGATCGACGACCAGTATCGCAAGGAGAAGTCGAGCGCGTTCGAGGCCGGCATCAAGGGCGAACTGCTTGACGGACGGGTGACCTACGACCTTGCAGCCTATTACACCCGCGTCACGGACATGCAGTTCTTCGAGTTCTTCGTCGGCAGCTTCGGCCTCCTGCGTGTAGTCTCGAACATCGACCGCGTGGACATCAAGGGCGCCGAGCTGAACCTGACCGGCAAGGTCGTGGACGGGTGGAAGGTCTTCGGATCGTTCAACGTCACCGACAGCGAGATCAAGAAGAACCGCTCGCGTCCCTACACGGTGGGCAACAAGTCCCCCTATACCGCTGACTGGACGATCAACCTTGGCACGGAAATCAACGCGCCGATCAACGACAGCGTGAAGCTGCTGCTGCGCGCCGACTATCGCATCACCGGGCCAACGTGGTTCCATTCGGTCCAGGACCAGGAACGGCCGACGCTGTTCTCGGGTCTGCTGCCGATCTCCGAACTCAACTTCCTGCCGCCCTCGTTCGGCAATGCGCGGTATGACGTGGCCCGGCGCGATGCCTTCGGCGTGCTGAACCTGCGTGCCGGGATCAACACCGACCGCTACCGGATCGCGGTGTTTGCCGATAACCTGCTCGATCGCAAGTACATCGCCGAGGCGATTCCCGCGATCGAGTTTGGCGGGTCGTTCATCTCGCCGGGCGCGCGCCGCCTGATCGGGGTGGAAGTCGGCGCTTCGTTCTGA
- a CDS encoding GntR family transcriptional regulator → MSKASQEAYRKIRAGILSGHFPAGQFVPEDEFAQFCGLSRTPVREAIAELVSEMLLQRSDTNRVFVPVWSDDDEEELFALRAMLESHCATRAARFITDEQIDELRAHCDFIDRAISQSDGPDVSGFVEGNRRFHAVILAAAQSERLGQLLRFVVSQIVVHRTAEQYTRADMEQSQRDHRDLVSAFAMRDEIWAGAIANTHIRRAANAYRTMRQG, encoded by the coding sequence GTGTCCAAGGCCTCGCAGGAAGCCTATCGCAAGATTCGCGCCGGCATCCTGTCGGGGCATTTCCCCGCCGGGCAGTTCGTGCCCGAGGACGAATTCGCGCAATTCTGCGGCCTTTCGCGCACCCCCGTTCGCGAAGCCATCGCGGAACTGGTTTCGGAAATGCTGCTCCAGCGCTCGGACACCAACCGCGTCTTCGTGCCGGTCTGGTCGGACGACGACGAGGAGGAGCTGTTCGCGCTGCGGGCCATGCTCGAAAGCCACTGCGCGACCCGTGCGGCGCGTTTCATCACCGATGAGCAGATCGACGAACTTCGCGCGCATTGCGATTTCATCGACCGCGCGATCTCGCAGTCGGACGGACCGGACGTGTCCGGCTTTGTCGAGGGCAACCGCCGGTTCCACGCAGTGATTCTCGCCGCGGCGCAGTCCGAACGGCTGGGGCAACTGTTGCGGTTCGTGGTCAGCCAGATCGTCGTCCACCGCACGGCGGAGCAATATACCCGCGCCGACATGGAGCAGAGCCAGCGCGACCATCGCGACCTCGTCAGCGCATTCGCCATGCGCGACGAGATCTGGGCCGGAGCGATCGCCAACACGCACATCAGGCGCGCGGCGAACGCCTACCGGACCATGCGTCAGGGCTGA